From Bos mutus isolate GX-2022 chromosome 5, NWIPB_WYAK_1.1, whole genome shotgun sequence, one genomic window encodes:
- the AMHR2 gene encoding anti-Muellerian hormone type-2 receptor isoform X1 produces MMLGVLGLWALLPTAVQAPPSRRTCVFFEAPGVRGSTQNLGKLLDAGPGPPRVIHCLYSRCCFGIWNLTQDQAQVEMQGCRDSDEPGCESPRCDPSPRAHPRPSSTLFTCSCGADFCNANYSHLPPLGSPGTPGLEGPQAISGESTWIALLLLGLLLLLLLLSSSILALLQRKACRERGGPEPEPESDSGRDWSAELPELPELCFSQVIREGGHAVVWAGQLQGKLVAIKAFPLRAVAQFQAERALYELPGLQHDHIVRFITASRGCPGPLPCGPLLVLELHPKGSLCHYLTQHTSDWGSSLRMALSLAQGLAFLHEERWQDGQYKPGIAHRDLSSQNVLVRDDGSCAIGDLGLALVLPGLAQPPTWAPSQPRGPAAIMEAGTQRYMAPELLDKTLDLQDWGTALRRADIYSLALLLWEIMSRCPDLRPDSRPPPFQLAYEAELGSTPTACELWTLAVEERRRPHVPSTWCCLTTDPGGLRELLEDCWDADPEARLTAECVQQRLAALASPEEAHPFPEGCAQDCSLCCLEDHFSTPPVCHSPQ; encoded by the exons ATGATGCTGGGGGTCTTGGGGCTCTGGGCACTGCTTCCTACAGCTGTGCAAG CACCCCCCAGCAGGCGGACCTGTGTGTTCTTCGAGGCCCCTGGAGTGCGGGGAAGCACACAGAACCTGGGGAAGCTGCTGGATGCAGGGCCGGGCCCCCCCAGGGTTATCCACTGCCTCTACAGCCGCTGCTGCTTTGGAATCTGGAACCTGACCCAAGACCAGGCACAGGTGGAGATGCAAG GATGCCGAGACAGCGATGAGCCAGGCTGTGAGTCCCCCCGCTGTGACCCAAGTCCCCGAGCCCATCCTCGCCCCAGCTCTACTCTCTTCACCTGCTCCTGTGGCGCTGACTTCTGCAATGCCAATTACAGCCATCTGCCTCCTCTGGGGAGCCCTGGGACACCTGGTTTGGAGGGCCCCCAGGCCATTTCAG GGGAGTCCACCTGGAtagcgctgctgctgctgggactgcttctgctgctgctgctgctaagcagcAGCATCTTGG ccctgctgcAGCGGAAGGCCTGCCGAGAGCGAGGTGGGCCAGAGCCCGAGCCAGAGTCAGATTCAGGCAGGGACTGGAGTGCTGAGCTGCCGGAGCTGCCTGAGCTGTGCTTCTCCCAG GTCATACGGGAAGGAGGTCACGCAGTGGTGTGGGCTGGGCAGCTGCAAGGCAAGCTGGTAGCCATCAAGGCCTTCCCCCTGAGGGCTGTGGCCCAGTTCCAAGCTGAGAGAGCGTTGTACGAGCTGCCAGGCCTACAGCATGACCACATTGTCCGCTTTATCACCGCCAGCAGGGGCTGCCCTGGCCCCCTGCCCTGTGGGCCCCTGCTGGTACTAGAACTGCACCCCAAG GGCTCCCTGTGCCACTACTTGACCCAGCACACCAGTGACTGGGGCAGTTCCCTGCGGATGGCACTGTCCCTGGCGCAGGGCCTGGCGTTTCTCCATGAGGAACGTTGGCAGGATG GCCAGTACAAACCAGGTATCGCCCACCGAGATCTGAGCAGCCAGAACGTGCTCGTTCGGGACGATGGGTCATGCGCCATCGGAGATCTGGGCCTCGCCTTGGTGCTCCCTGGCCTCGCCCAGCCCCCAACCTGGGCCCCTAGTCAACCCCGAGGGCCGGCTGCAATCATGGAG GCTGGTACCCAGCGGTACATGGCACCGGAGCTCTTGGACAAAACTCTGGACCTTCAGGACTGGGGCACAGCCCTGCGGCGAGCTGACATCTACTCTCTGGCTCTGCTCTTGTGGGAGATTATGAGTCGCTGCCCAGATTTGCGACCTG ACAGCAGACCACCACCCTTCCAGCTGGCCTATGAGGCAGAACTGGGCAGCACCCCCACTGCCTGTGAGCTGTGGACCTTGGCGGTGGAGGAGAGGAGGCGCCCTCACGTTCCATCCACCTGGTGTTGCTTGACCACT GACCCTGGAGGCCTGAGAGAGCTCCTGGAGGACTGCTGGGATGCAGACCCTGAAGCGCGGCTAACAGCTGAGTGTGTACAGCAGCGCCTGGCTGCCCTGGCCTCTCCTGAGGAGGCCCACCCCTTCCCTGAGGGCTGTGCGCAGGACTGCTCACTTTGCTGCCTGGAAGACCATTTCTCCACTCCTCCCGTCTGCCATTCTCCCCAGTAG
- the AMHR2 gene encoding anti-Muellerian hormone type-2 receptor isoform X2, whose amino-acid sequence MMLGVLGLWALLPTAVQAPPSRRTCVFFEAPGVRGSTQNLGKLLDAGPGPPRVIHCLYSRCCFGIWNLTQDQAQVEMQGCRDSDEPGCESPRCDPSPRAHPRPSSTLFTCSCGADFCNANYSHLPPLGSPGTPGLEGPQAISGESTWIALLLLGLLLLLLLLSSSILALLQRKACRERGGPEPEPESDSGRDWSAELPELPELCFSQVIREGGHAVVWAGQLQGKLVAIKAFPLRAVAQFQAERALYELPGLQHDHIVRFITASRGCPGPLPCGPLLVLELHPKGSLCHYLTQHTSDWGSSLRMALSLAQGLAFLHEERWQDGQYKPGIAHRDLSSQNVLVRDDGSCAIGDLGLALVLPGLAQPPTWAPSQPRGPAAIMEAGTQRYMAPELLDKTLDLQDWGTALRRADIYSLALLLWEIMSRCPDLRPADHHPSSWPMRQNWAAPPLPVSCGPWRWRRGGALTFHPPGVA is encoded by the exons ATGATGCTGGGGGTCTTGGGGCTCTGGGCACTGCTTCCTACAGCTGTGCAAG CACCCCCCAGCAGGCGGACCTGTGTGTTCTTCGAGGCCCCTGGAGTGCGGGGAAGCACACAGAACCTGGGGAAGCTGCTGGATGCAGGGCCGGGCCCCCCCAGGGTTATCCACTGCCTCTACAGCCGCTGCTGCTTTGGAATCTGGAACCTGACCCAAGACCAGGCACAGGTGGAGATGCAAG GATGCCGAGACAGCGATGAGCCAGGCTGTGAGTCCCCCCGCTGTGACCCAAGTCCCCGAGCCCATCCTCGCCCCAGCTCTACTCTCTTCACCTGCTCCTGTGGCGCTGACTTCTGCAATGCCAATTACAGCCATCTGCCTCCTCTGGGGAGCCCTGGGACACCTGGTTTGGAGGGCCCCCAGGCCATTTCAG GGGAGTCCACCTGGAtagcgctgctgctgctgggactgcttctgctgctgctgctgctaagcagcAGCATCTTGG ccctgctgcAGCGGAAGGCCTGCCGAGAGCGAGGTGGGCCAGAGCCCGAGCCAGAGTCAGATTCAGGCAGGGACTGGAGTGCTGAGCTGCCGGAGCTGCCTGAGCTGTGCTTCTCCCAG GTCATACGGGAAGGAGGTCACGCAGTGGTGTGGGCTGGGCAGCTGCAAGGCAAGCTGGTAGCCATCAAGGCCTTCCCCCTGAGGGCTGTGGCCCAGTTCCAAGCTGAGAGAGCGTTGTACGAGCTGCCAGGCCTACAGCATGACCACATTGTCCGCTTTATCACCGCCAGCAGGGGCTGCCCTGGCCCCCTGCCCTGTGGGCCCCTGCTGGTACTAGAACTGCACCCCAAG GGCTCCCTGTGCCACTACTTGACCCAGCACACCAGTGACTGGGGCAGTTCCCTGCGGATGGCACTGTCCCTGGCGCAGGGCCTGGCGTTTCTCCATGAGGAACGTTGGCAGGATG GCCAGTACAAACCAGGTATCGCCCACCGAGATCTGAGCAGCCAGAACGTGCTCGTTCGGGACGATGGGTCATGCGCCATCGGAGATCTGGGCCTCGCCTTGGTGCTCCCTGGCCTCGCCCAGCCCCCAACCTGGGCCCCTAGTCAACCCCGAGGGCCGGCTGCAATCATGGAG GCTGGTACCCAGCGGTACATGGCACCGGAGCTCTTGGACAAAACTCTGGACCTTCAGGACTGGGGCACAGCCCTGCGGCGAGCTGACATCTACTCTCTGGCTCTGCTCTTGTGGGAGATTATGAGTCGCTGCCCAGATTTGCGACCTG CAGACCACCACCCTTCCAGCTGGCCTATGAGGCAGAACTGGGCAGCACCCCCACTGCCTGTGAGCTGTGGACCTTGGCGGTGGAGGAGAGGAGGCGCCCTCACGTTCCATCCACCTGGTGTTGCTTGA